A portion of the Psilocybe cubensis strain MGC-MH-2018 chromosome 10, whole genome shotgun sequence genome contains these proteins:
- a CDS encoding putative RNA pseudouridine synthase ZMO0505, whose protein sequence is MSESSSVKKRLDSIYKGLSTNMCHVHVYDILCQDIKRWIPASEPCSVHRLDKPTTGCLLVALNSVSGKSLSRQFTQGTVQKSYLALVRGGEKSFSSKQGRIEAPISYLDGRAQIDDSGKEAITEWEVLGASTKIPLSLLRLGLVTGNKHQLRIHLAKILQTPIVGDSLYSSKPLAPAIAEVTDIPENRLFLHASEISFYKYTERGKRYRLKIRSPIPPDLKIVCEDADIDLPHIDGTVVIDEEVDGIDDRYLWDRRKYN, encoded by the exons ATGTCTGAATCATCTAGTGTGAAGAAACGCCTCGACTCCATCTATAAAGGTCTGTCTACGAATATGTGCCATGTCCATGTTTACGATATATTATGTCAAGACATAAAGCGATGGATACCTGCCTCTGAGCCATGTTCTGTTCACCGACTGGACAAG CCTACCACAGGCTGCCTTCTTGTCGCGTTGAATAGCGTCAGTGGCAAGTCGCTCTCCCGCCAATTCACTCAGGGCACGGTACAGAAGAGTTATCTGGCCCTTGTCCGTGGTGGAGAAAAGTCATTCAGCTCCAAGCAAGGCCGCATCGAAGCGCCTATTTCTTACCTTGATGGACGGGCTCAGATAGATGATTCAGGGAAGGAAGCTATTACAGAATGGGAGGTGTTGGGTGCATCC ACCAAAATACCTCTTTCTTTATTGAGACTCGGGCTAGTGACAGGTAACAAGCACCAGTTGCGGATACACCTTGCAAAAATATTGCAAA CACCTATTGTCGGCGACTCACTTTACTCCTCAAAGCCCTTAGCTCCAGCGATTGCTGAAGTCACAGATATCCCAGAAAATCGGTTGTTTTTACATGCTTCTGAGATTTCGTTCTAT AAATACACGGAACGGGGAAAACGTTATCGTTTGAAGATTCGCTCCCCTATACCTCCGGATTTGAAAATTGTTTGCGAGGATGCAGACATTGATTTACCTCATATCGATGGAACTGTGGTCATTGACGAGGAAGTTGACGGCATTGACGATCGATATCTCTGGGATCGCCGAAAATACAATTAA